The Megalobrama amblycephala isolate DHTTF-2021 linkage group LG1, ASM1881202v1, whole genome shotgun sequence genome segment TAATATATGGAAATATGACACATAAGAAAGCTATTCTcagatcaaaaaataaatacatttttagtcaAAGATTGACATTTTTACCTCTCTTTGAatgacttttttatttaattaaaactagttttataacaacaaaatgttttctttttacaaACTTGCTGTTCTGTGAATCAACAGGcactgtatcatggtttcctGTTTTCAGCACTGATAATAGTAGCTcagaatgtttcttgagcagcaaagcagcatattagaatgatttctgaaggatcatgtgacactgaagactggagtaaaaggAGTAAACagccatttaaaatatattaaaataaaaaacaaatcacaatattactgctttgcccatttttgatcaaataaatgcaaccttggtgagcttAAACATAAATAATTGTGTTAATCCTTTTGAAGAGCAATATTACATCATATCAAAATGAACAAGAATTTAAGAACAATACCAGAATATAGcctcaaaaacatttatacaggtttatTTCAGTTGTTACAGGCAGTGATGTACTTAAGATCACTAATAAAACACCGAGTAATAAAAAACTCGAAGGAAGAGCACAACTAGCTGAACTCATTGTAGACGATAGCTGAAGGTTATTAGACGAAGTATCTGTCATTGTTACAGACGACTGCACAAATCGTGCATactaatgagaacattataaactgttacctagaagtaaacaactgtagtttaTGTATGAGTCAGCCGCGACGCTGAGAATATAGCTACCTTTATGGGATAATCCACTAATGTGCTGAGAtacaatgtgaactaaaattCTCAGTTGCACGTGCAATTGCGCATGTCTGCGaaactcattaatattcatgtatgctccgccttctgaaacctaaaatctcagaaaccgaaaatctcgtaacaccggcggcggtgtgaacgcacggtaagttttatcctatatttaaagatcGGAACATTAGGTCTTCATCTCTGACTtgtgtgtttaagcatttgcaaataagattagaaagatccatgattttggtatgaggtaaTCTTACATGAGAAGAAatgtaagcattttagaaaCGTGTTAATTGACTACATTTTGTGCGAAaccgacatgaattgtgttaatggtatggccacaacagacggatgttctgctaaatgtgtttagagttatgaaaatgtgactagattggacaaaagtatgttagcaattgaaaaaaaaactgtaactcGTCTCTTATGGTGCTTTTGTGATATTTTTGTCCTGTTTGTAGTTGGACAGTCACTGTTCACTTTATGCTTTCATTATTTGTAAAAGAGCAGCTCACACATTCTTctaaatttctgtttttgtgctTCTCTGGAGACAGAAAGTCCCATTAGTTTGTAATGAATGTTTCTCCAGCGTCCGTCATCAGTAGATCTTCATGTGTTTCTGTTCAGAGTGACTTTATGTCCTTCATTGACTGAGACAACAGCAGGATTCACTGCAGTCACTGACACCTGCAGAATAACAACAGCCATAAATCACAGAAAGCACTTTAATACATAGCAGTCAAACACAACTAATATGAAGACTAAAACAGCAACATGAGTGTCTGTGTTTGAATCTGAAGCGTTTCTCCATGAATTAAATGTGTAAAGGACACAGTCAGATGAGGTTGAGTGAGTGTTTCACTTCTGTTTGTGTCTCTTCACAGACTGAGGAGGTTTTTGTACGGCTGAACATATGAAATGTTTCACTGTGGTATTCGGACAAGGAACAAAACTCATTGTGACGGGTAAGTCATCTTTACACTGTATTTTCAATGGTAAAATATTTTCACTGCATTACATATAATCTACACTTCATTATAGATTATATAACTCATTATATAACTCTTTATTTTTAGCTTACCTTGTAGTTAATTTACAGTTAAATGTGTGAATTCAGATAGTTTTATCAAGAACCTCAAgtaaacagaaaataaactgaaaaGACTTTCACTACaaagatgattaaaaaaaaattgtgtcagCAGCTAAAATATACACTGTGCCATATATATTCATGTACATTTTAACATCAAATCTTGATGGTGATAACAAAAATCCAACAAACTACTCAAATACAGCACTTTTATGTTGCAAGTTATTTTTTGTCAAGGACATTCAGATGCACATATTAAACATGAATAATAATGTTACGTAATTCTTTATTAAATAATGCAAGAAAATATTCATTGTTGACATGGTGATGTGTGAAATTGTAGAAATGAAAGCTTTAAATGTAGTCGTAGTTCAGTATTTCAGAAGTGTGTCTGAGATGCAGATGTGTTTGTCCATCATGTTAATGGTGGTTGGTGTCGTGCAGATGCTGATGTTGCTCCTCCTGTGCTGAACATCCTCCGTCCATCCAGAGAAGAGCTGATCAGCTCCAGTAAAGTCACTCTGGTGTGTCTGATCGATCACATGTCTGCGGCTTTTGCTGATGTGCGCTGGCTTGTGAACGGGAACTCAGTCACTGAAGGCGTCTTCACCGGCTCTGCTGAACAGCAGCCTGATAAGAAGTTCAGGATGAGCAGTTATTTAACCATTGAGAGCTCAGAGTGGGACAAAGACAAAGATCTGACATGTGAAGCTTCTGTCGCCTCAAAAACCACCAGAACAAACATCAAGAAATCTGACTGCAGCGACTGAACTCAGACAATCTGATGTGTTGTTTGACTGATTATGATAGTGAGTAATAATATCTTCTGACGTAGTGTGATAGAAATCATGAATATAGAAACTATCAAAAATAGTTCAAGAATGGCTTTAACTGTGTCGCTTTCTGCATATTCTGGCTTTATTGCGAATGTAAGATGATTTACAACCTGTTTAATAAACTGCATGTTaaacaaacagttttattgttgATTTCTTGTTTTCTTATTCATTACTAAGTCATTTTTCACTTCTACAAGCAATGAAAGACTGAACAATGAAAGTGTATCAAAGACTCAAATAAACCGTGTcttcattttgaaaatataagaAACCTCTGCTGCCATCTTCAGTGGAAAGAGCAAATTAAACTAGTGTTACTGCTAGAGAAGATCATCTGTGAAGATCAGAGATGAATGTCTGAATATGGTTGAGAGATGAATTACACAGATGGAGACGATCACATGACTGATAATGAACTAGAGAGTTAGTGACAGATGCAGAAATGACTATTATTTGATACAGTAAAGTTACGATCTAAACTATAATGATCAAAATGCTCCTGATGTCCTGACATTCATGTGAATATGGTGTGAAGTTGATGCTGAAGTTTGTCTTCTGCAGACGCAGTGAGCTGTGGAGATTTTCTTCaggacaggaagttcagtcgTGACACACAGGAAACACCTGCTGTTATAATCAGCTCCATGCAAATGATCAGTTTCTCTGTCTCTTTTCATCTGTTCATCCAACCAGACAAGAGCGTTAACAACAAATGATCTTCATCTGTACATGAACAATAATAAAAGAgcaataaaatgaatgaaaaacacTGGCAAAGTGACACTCATCTATGACGGGTTTTGATTATTTCAGAACATCAGACGCTTATCAATCTTTTGTTTATGTTACTTGagttattttaatgaataagaAACTCTTTTTTAAACCAAACCTCTTACAGAAGAAGATTCAATCCAGTATGTTTGAGACTTATAACTCAAAAACCACTGATAATAATGGAGTTTATGCAAATATGTTGATCTGTCAATCACTCAGTGATGTTTCTGATGATGTGTGTGATGATGAATGATGATGTCACTGAGGCTCCTCCCTCTTCAGTCTCTTATGGCTCGTCTCGGATCGCTCTGCTCTGTTCAGTCGGCTCACATCACACACTCACATCATGCTGTCAGTCTTCATCATCCTCTTCATCACTCTGCCATGTAAGACGTCACTAGACTGCAGTTAAAGATGCACTTCTGATACGATCATGAATATGTCATACGTGAGTATTGAGTCTCATTAATGGTTGTTTTTATTCTGCAGGTGTCAGTGGAGTGATTGTAGTGACTCAGAGTCCATTAATCACAGTCAATAAAGGACAAACGGCTACAATGGACTGTAATCTGGAGACAGTAACTAATGATGCTGCTAGATGGTACAAACAGACTCCAGGAGGAGTTCCTCAGTTTATGTTAATATTTCGTCATAGCTGGAGCTCAGTTAAATACGGATCTGGTTTCTCTGCTCCTAAATTCACATCAACACATTCATCTCAATCAGATTATAGTCTGATCATCAATAATGTGGATGTTGGTGATTCTGCAGTGTATTACTGTAACACATGGGACAACACTGCTAAAGAATACGTATCACAGTGATTCACAGCATGACAAAAACCTCCTCACTGCTCACATTCACTTCTGCTTCTAGACAACAGATGATAAGAGCAATACTTCACCTCTCAGATTCATGATGAACTACAGTATAAACTGAGAATATTCTCTCTTTACTATTCTGTCCTGTAATTTAACTCTTGTGGAtcttttatgatgttttttcaTCCTGTTTGGAGCTGGAGCTCATCTGAATATTGATCTGGATTCTCCTCTCCCAAATTTACAGTTTCTTATTCAACCAAGTCTGATTGTCATCTGTCAATCAATAATGAGGATGTGGGTGATTCTGTTGTGTATTATTCTGAAGCACATTATCATTTATGCATCAATTATGTATTATTGTAGCACATGGCATGTCTCTGCTAAAGAGCATGTGTCACAGTGATTCACACCAGAACAAAAACTATGTAAATTCctctgtaacactttattttagggtcttttaactagttgcttattagcatgcatattactggaatattggctatttattagtaattataaagcacatattaatgccttattttgcataaacatatgctacattcttaatccttcCCAACaactaaacttaacaactaccttagtaaatattaattaccagtaaattaggagttcattgagggaaaagtcatagttaataagttcatatgtgttccctatactaaaatGTTACCGATTCCTCTAATAGTTTACAGTTTATAGTTAAAATGTTATACAGTCAGCAAACTGAAACACAGATTTGATAAATGACAAACCGACACTTTATCTTGTTTTCAATCTAGGAATCCAGGTTTTATTGAGGTGTCACTTGACATTACGCCATTTAAAATATTAGCTCAcaccaaaatgaaaaatctgtcattaattactcaccctcatgtctttccaaacctgtaggaccttcgtttatcttcagaacacaaattaagatctttttaatgaaatctgagagctttctgtccatccattgaaagtctgttcactcaaAACTGTGATGCTTCAAGATGTTCAGAGATTTTAAagcagtttaatccaagtcttctgaagaaaCACAATCACTtcatatgatgaacagactgaatttagactcgttttggggtgaactgtccctaTAATCACTGAAAGAGGTTTAATGAAGAGAGCTGTGTGTTATAATCTGTGCTGGAGTGAATGTTTCAGTTCTGTGTCTCTGAAACTcaggaggtttttgtacgagtGAAGATGTGACATGAATCACAGTGGTATTCGGCCaaggaacaaaactgaatgTGATCGGTGAGTAAACTTTACTCTTTCAATACTGCTCAGTACTGTTCACtcacatttgttttaaataaacatcaaattataagattaaaaataaatttgaaatatataaatttacttaaaaaaaaaagtttgttcttGTGACCAGTTGTGTAAGCTGCTTAGACTAGTCCTACAAGTCAGTCAtctattttcttcttcttctttatgtcAGTTTTATTGGTCTGATTTGAATGGTAAAAGTTACACTGATCAGCCCCAATTAATTGCTGGTCAGACTATTAgtagttcttaagacacagtcaTAACTTAAGCAGCTACGTTCACACAACTGGCCTTTTATTtcctgtttaaataaataatatttgattATTTCATAATTCTCCATATACCtgtaatgatttttaaaatcttaactTAAGTTGATGAGTTAATCATCCTAAAATATGTGTTTATAAGGTTATAAGACCTTTACAGCTTGAgttcagattttaaaaatcattacaaATATGTGGGGAATTATGAAACACCCACAAGGAGCAACATATTTATTCAACATAATGTTCTgtttccattcattcattccctGACTGACTATCTTGTAAACTGACATCTTGTTATTTCTATGTATATCTTTTAACTGACGGATTTATGcaagtttatattatattatattatattatattatattatattatattatattatattatattatattatatttctgcCTGTCTCCTCCAGACTTTCCTCTGGCTCCTCCTGTTGTGACACTCTTGTCTCCGTCCACTGAGGCTCTGAAGGAGAGTAAAGCTACACTTGTGTGTCTGGCTGAGGATATTTCTGTATCTCTGGTTCATGTCAGCTGGACAGTCGATGGACGCTCTGTTACAGATGGAGTTTGGAGCAGTACTACTGAGAAACAACAAGACAAAACCTTCAGAATGAGCAGCTATCTGACCATCGACTCCTCTGACTGGATCAATAATGTGGATTTCTCATGTCAAGTGTCCGTGGGTTCAAAATTCACTAAGAAAAGTATCTCAAATTCACAGTGTTACTGAAACATTGTCTGAATGAAAATAGCAGatgttttttttgctttatttcttctcATATCATCTGAATTGTGTGATATCTGACAGTTAATATGACTATATACTTTACTCTTTGGTTTTAATTCTGCAATTAAAAATCTTTGGCACTGcatttgtttgcattttctttCACAGACACGCATGACTCTCTTTTAGGATACACCTGCACAATGTGCCTCATAATTTTAGCTTTATGTAAATCATGATGTTCCTCTGAACTCTTTCAGAACTGAAACATACAAACTTCATCTGTTAAGAAGTCACCAGCTGCACAGATCACAGAGAAATATGTTTCATACACACAAAACCACAACGTATGTATactatcaaaaatatctttatgtaAATAACAATCAGATCACCAAATCATGAAGCATAGACTTTAAGTTGTGGGAATGTTTATAGTAAGATAACTATTGTTATTTGATTTTTCAGTAGGCTATAGCATGTTAGTTAAGGATCATTTAAGGGCTGCACGTTGTGACAGGCTTATTTATGGAGAACAGACGTGGACATGTCGTTTAGTTTATAAGTGGCCTAATGAATTAAATTAGGCTACTATGAAAATTATTGCTGCCAACGGCCtatattattgtttaataataaatatgatttgtTTTTGGATCACTAGATTCATTATAATCTTTATTCAGTGTGTTGTCAAAAATGGTCAACATAGCTAAATGTTGACGTGTTGCAGTAATGAGAAAATGCTATGAGGGTTAGTTGATGACAgagtt includes the following:
- the igl1v11 gene encoding immunoglobulin lambda-1 light chain isoform X2 codes for the protein MLSVFIILFITLSCVSGVIVVTQSPLITVNKGQTATMDCNLETVTNDAARWYKQTPGGVPQFMLIFRHSWSSVKYGSGFSAPKFTSTHSSQSDYSLIINNVDVGDSAVYYCNTWDNTAKEYVFGQGTKLNVIDFPLAPPVVTLLSPSTEALKESKATLVCLAEDISVSLVHVSWTVDGRSVTDGVWSSTTEKQQDKTFRMSSYLTIDSSDWINNVDFSCQVSVGSKFTKKSISNSQCY
- the igl1c1 gene encoding immunoglobulin lambda-1 light chain, coding for MITISCAFFTLLTCVSGVTVVTQSPLITVNKGQTATLDCNLGTVTNAQARWYKQTPGGVPQHVLRFYHGWSSVKYGSGFSAPKFTSTHSSKSDYSLIINNVDVGDSAVYYCQTYDSSVTVVFGQGTKLIVTDADVAPPVLNILRPSREELISSSKVTLVCLIDHMSAAFADVRWLVNGNSVTEGVFTGSAEQQPDKKFRMSSYLTIESSEWDKDKDLTCEASVASKTTRTNIKKSDCSD
- the igl1v11 gene encoding immunoglobulin lambda-1 light chain isoform X1 — encoded protein: MLSVFIILFITLPCVSGVIVVTQSPLITVNKGQTATMDCNLETVTNDAARWYKQTPGGVPQFMLIFRHSWSSVKYGSGFSAPKFTSTHSSQSDYSLIINNVDVGDSAVYYCNTWDNTAKEYVFGQGTKLNVIDFPLAPPVVTLLSPSTEALKESKATLVCLAEDISVSLVHVSWTVDGRSVTDGVWSSTTEKQQDKTFRMSSYLTIDSSDWINNVDFSCQVSVGSKFTKKSISNSQCY